The nucleotide sequence CGGGGCGGGTCGGCAATGCGGAACCCATGATCAAGGCACCCACGCGGGATCAGGTTCAGCAGCTTGATCTGATGACGCAGAGACTTGCGACGATGAGTCGATCAATTGACGAGCAGTTGGCCGAAGCCAGCAGAACCATCACGGAATGGGAACCTCGATTGAGAGAGGTCGCGAATTCGACCTCGCAGCAGGCCCAGCCTCTGTTGCGCTGGACCTTTGACGAGACTGCCGGCAACGAGGTGACCGAGTACCGCGATTCCCTGCGTAAAGGACAAGTGGTGGGGAACCCCGCCTGGACAGCAGGCAAGCTCAACGGAGCGATCAAGCTGGACGGCAACACCTACGTCGAAGCGGGCGACTTTGCTTCGTTCGAGCGAACGGACAAGTTCTCGTATGGGGCGTGGATTAACGTTGAAAATAAAGAGGCCGCAGCCGTCATTGCCCGGATGGATGATGCGGATGCGTTTCGGGGCTTCGATCTCCTTCTGGGGGGTGGGAAACTGACGGCTCATCTGGTCCATCGCTGGCCGGACGAAGCTTTGCATGTTGTTTCCAAGGCAGAGATCCCCGTCAATCAGTGGACCCATGTGTTCGCGACCTATGACGGATCATCAAAGGCCGAGGGCTTCAAACTGTATATCAACGGTCAGCGGCAGGAAGTGGAAATCACCCATAACCTGCTGACGGCGACGACGAAGACCGAAAAGCCCCTGCGAATCGGTCGGCGTAACCCCGGGGCTCCGTTCAAAGGGCTGATTGATGACGTCCGGATCTATGATCGGGAACTGACGTCACAGGAAGTGCTGGAAGTGGCAGAAGCGGACATCCTTCCTGATCTGCTCGCCATCAGTGCAGACCAACGGACGCCCGAACAGACCCAGACGATCGTGAAGACCTACCTGAAGCGTTTCAATCCTGCGTTCCTGTCTCTGACCGAACAGCATGCCGAACTAGATAAACGGCGAAGCGAGTTCGAGAAGTCCCTTCCGTCAGCCATGGTCATGCAGGAAATGCCTGAACCGCGAAAGACGTTCCTGCTTGGACGTGGTCAGTACGACGCGCCGGAAGAAGAAGTTCAGCCCGACGTACCCGCCAGTCTTCCCCCCTTCCCCGCAGGTGCTCCACGAAATCGGTTAGGACTCGCTCAATGGCTGCTCAGCGCTGATCACCCGCTGACAGCGCGAGTTGCGGTCAATCGGGCGTGGATGACGTTTTTTGGGGACGGATTGGTGGAAACGGTCGAGGACTTTGGGTCGCAGGGGCAGTGGCCCAGCCATCTGGACCTGCTCAACTGGCTGGCCGTCGAATACCAGCAGGGCAACGGCAGCGATGCCAGCTCCGGCCTCGAGCCACGTCGCTGGGATACCAAGGCTCTGCATCGGCAGATTGTGACGTCTGCAACTTACCGCCAATCGTCTCGTGTCTCACGCGAACTGCTCGAACGGGATCCGTCGAACAAACTGCTGGCCCGAGGACCGCGGCACCGGCTTCAGGCTGAACTGATTCGGGATAACGCACTGGCCCTGGCGGGTTTGTTAAGTGATCGCAGCGGAGGCCCCAGTGTCTCACCCTATCAGCCGGCGGGGCTGTGGGATGATGTGGCGGTGGGGGCCGACTACGAAGGAACCGTCTACAAGCAGGACAAGGGAGAGGGGTTGTACCGAAGGAGTATGTACACTTTCTGGAAACGAACCTGTCCTCCACCGGGGTTAAACACCTTTGATGCCCCGGAACGTGAAGTCTGCACCGCTCGTCGTTCTCGCACGAATACTCCACTACAGGCCCTGGTCCTCTTGAACGATCCCACGTACCTGGAAGCCGCGCGCAAGCTGGCGGAGCGAGCGATCACAGCCGGAGGTACGACGGATGAACAGCGAATGGAATTCGCATTCCGGCTGGCCATGTCGCGCAAAGCGACCCCTGCAGAAATCAAGGTTCTATTGAAATCGTTGCAGCAGCGACGTCAACACTATCGGCAGGATGCTGCCGGGGCGAAAGAATTCCTTTCCGTGGGTGAGTCGTCACGAGAAGCTTCTGTCGAGGACAGCGAACTTGCGGCGTGGGCTTCGGTGATGAGTTTAATTCTCAATCTGGATGAAGCGATCACCAAAGGGTAGGTGCACGTGACGCGGTCCTTGTTGGAAGATCAACAACCTGAATGAGTGCTGGAAAACATGCTACGTAACATCTTTGCACTGTTCTTCCGCTCGCTTCGTAGCGACAGCCGCTCGCTCTGGGTGCATCTATCGTGGTTGTTTCTGCTGCTGGTGATCTACCTGGCGCTGTTAGCGGCACAGGAGCAGAGTCGCTACACCGGGGCGCCAGGCCTCGAGTTCTTTCGGATCGTGATTTACCTGGACCTGGCGTTCGTGACGATGCTGGGGGTCAGCTTTTTTTCCAGTGCAATCTCGGAAGAAAAGGAAGAAGATACCCTGGGGCTGATGACCATGGCGGGTATCAGTCCGTTAGGGCTGTTGCTGGGGAAGTCGACGACACGTCTGTTTCAGGTTTTCCTGCTTTTGGCGGTGCAGTATCCGTTTACCCTGCTGGCGATCACGCTGGGGGGGCTGATGCCCGATCAGATCTATGCGGCGTACGCCGCGCTGCTGGCCTACACCGCGCTGCTCGCCAATATCGGGTTACTCTGCTCGGTTCTGGCCCGCCGCAGTCGGGACGCCGCTGGTCTGACGATGCTCTGGCTGGTCGGGTATATCTTCGGTCCACTCTTTGCGCTGGCCGGGTATTCGGCCATCACAACCACCGGTGATCCTTTCTGGGTTCCCTGGGCTCCAGTTCTCAGTCCCATTCTGCAGTTGATCTCGAAAACCAGCGTGTTTACGGAACTGTATGAAGTGACGGAGACGGGATATCCGCTTCAATGGACCCCCCAGGTGATTTCAAATCTGGCAGGCGCCGTCGCCCTGTTCGTTCTGGCCAGAATCCTCTTCCCGTTTGTGTCTCATGACATGTCGCAGGAATCGACCCATCGAATGATGGTTCCAAAAGGAGCCGGGCGTTTTCGGGTTCTTGGTACAGGTCGAGCCTGGGGGCAGGCCCTCACCTGGAAGGATTTTCACTTTATTGCGGGCGGCTGGGCGGGAATCTTGATCCGCTGCTGCTTGTATGTTGGTCTGTACTTTCTTGCCGTGGCGGCTTCTTACCCCTGGGATCAGCCTGTGGGGGGGCGGCATCTCCGGTGGGAGGACGTCACCTTCGGCTACGAATTGTTTGTTGTGCCGTTGTTTATTGCCGATTGCGCCATGTGCGCGTCGCGTATCTTTCATGACGAAATTCGCCATCAGACACTCCCCTCGCTGCTGATGCTGCCACGCAATATTAACGATGTGGTCTATTCGAAGATCTGGGGATGTCTCTTCGGTCTGTTTCCCGGGGCCATCGCAGTCGTCGCCTCGTTTTTGGTCATGCAGGGTGGTCGACGCAGTCTGTACGAGGGGATTGATGAGCCTGTCGCGTGGTGGATGGGTTTGAACTTGATCCTGCTCGTGCATCTCTGTCTGGTAATTTCGTTGTATCTGCGGTGGGGCGTCATTGCGACTGCTGCCGCGTTGACGTTTGGTTCGATGATGTTGACCACGATCTTTGCAGACATGTTCCTGCGGCCGATCAGCAGTGGTCGACCCGACGACTACTTCGTTATTCTGATATTCCCCGTGGTGCTGGCCATCGTCGGTTGCCATGTGGCTATTTTGTTGCGATTGCCCGCACTGGGCGAGAAATAGTGATGAATCGAACCGAAAGTGACTCAGCGTTGCCGGCGATCGGTCTTCACCGAAAGGACCAACACTGATGTCCCGCCCAGGAACGCGTCAGTCCAAAGAGACACGTGCCGACGAAGTCACTGATGACCAGTTGATGTATCAGCTTCAGGGAGGGGACCGTCACGCGTTCGACGAGCTGGTCCGTCGTTATCAGAACCCTCTGGCGGGATTCTTCTTTCGGCATTTACGCGACTGGCAACTGGCCGAGGATTTGACGCAGGAAACCCTGATTCGGGTCCACTCGACGGCGTGGGATTACCTGCCCCGAGGTTGTTTCAAAGGTTGGATGTTCCGGATCGCCCGCAATTTGATGATCGACAGCACCCGGCGGCGATCTCACGACGCTCTGGTGAACGCGTCTCGTACACAGCGGCCCCGCGATGACGAGGATGACATTCTCGAACGGCTGGCGGGCGATTTTGTCCTGCCCGAAGACAAAGCGGATCAGAACGAGTTCGCTCAGATCGTCGGAGACCTGCTGCAGAAAATTCCCGAGGAACAGCGGCTGACATTCATGATGCATCACTTTTCGGGGCTTAGCCTTCCAGAAGTGGCTGACGCCATGGAAGCAAATTTACCGACAACCAAGAGTCGACTTCGCCTGGCCCGCGAAAAATTGCGTGAGCTTCTGGCTGAGAGGGGAATTCTTAATCCGGCTGATCTCGAAACGCGTAATGGAGATCGCGACGTCGAGGTTCCGCAGAACCTGCTTGAGAAATGAGGATGCAGACCAGAATTTCAAATCCGTATCGATAAAAATGAGAAGTCATGCTGATCCAGCGTGCGACGAATTGCGTTAGGCCCAGGATGATCCCATTCGAACAAGTGGCCGGTAATCCGGCTGTGGAGTAGAGATACAAGATGAGTTATTTCAGCCGTCTGACCGACATTGTCACGTGTAATCTCTCACACTTGCTTGCAGAAGCTGCGGACCCTGCAGCAGCGATTGTCGAGATTATTAAAGAAATGGAGGAAGGACTCACCGGGGCTCAACGCAGCGTCCGGACGGCTCGGGCTTCGGAAGAGAGCTTGCGGCAAGAGATTGACGCACATCGTGTTCAGGTCGAAATGTGGACGGCCAAGGCCAGAGAGCACCTGCAGTCGGGTGCGGAAGCGGATGCTCGCCAGTCGCTGCTGCGTAAACGCGAAGTCGAAGACCTTATCGCCGGTTTGGCGCAACAGCACGAAGCCGCCATCAAGTACTCTGAGCACCTCGCTACCATGCAGCGTGCACTGGAAGCCCGGCTGGCAGACGCTCTGCGACGCCGCGATGAGATGGGAGTCGATCGATCGGATTCCGAGACAAATGTCCCGCGGTACCTCAGGGTCCCCACTGCCCCTGATGTCAGTGACCTGCATCGGGAAATTGATGATGAGCTCGAAGTATTGCGAAAGCAGATCAGCGGTTGATTGATCGCGATCGGAATGAACTGCTGCAGGCTGGTCTGGCCAGGGGGGCCCGGCGATCTATCCACGACGCCGGGTGGTTCACACGGATTCGGCCTGGGGGTCGGCGGCGGGTTCGTAGAAGGATTGTCGTGCGAATTCCAGGTCGCCGTAAATGTCGAGGAGCTTGTCTAGGCGGACAAGACGCAATATCTGCATCACCGTCCCTTGGATGGCTGCCAGCTTTACAGTCCCTCCTTTTCTTGCCAGTCGCGCTTTAAGTGCGACCAATGCTCCGATTCCCACGCTGGAAATAAAGCCCATGTAGCGGCAATCAATAATGAATTTGGTGAAGCCGGCATCGAGATGGGTCTGGAGCTGACGCTCAAATTCCGGGGTTGAAATGGAATCCAGGTCTCCGCGCAAGACGATGGCCAGGATGTCACCATCGATGATCTCGGACTGGAAAGAAACATCGGAGCCCATGATTGCCACCCGCTCGAGTGAATCCGCGATTTGACGAACGTTACGCTGGCCGCCATTAGGCCGTCGTGCTCAAGAGATTGCAACTAAAAACAGGCTGGCACTCGTCAGAACCACCTTCTCTGCGTCTAATAATCCGGTAAGCATCGATCGCCCCGACGGGGGTCGCATCGGGTGAATACCCATCCGACGGGTAGAGACTGTGGCCTGGCCCAGAGCAGGATTGCGTCCCTCCCCTGTGGGTCAGACTGTCGGTCAGACTGTCGGTGAGACTGCCGATCCCCACGCTGTCGATGGTATCCTGCCATCTTTCGGCTGCTCCCGATTCGTCAGCGCATCATCTGACCGGTCCAACCTGACGCAATCGCTGCTCGTTTCGAACAATTCCCGTCTCTAAGGGGCATTTCATGCGAATCGGCTTCATCGCGATGAGCGGAGTTCGCGCATGGGACCCCGAGTTGCTGGAACTGGGGCTCACGATGCCCGGATTTGTTGAGCGCAAGGAAGTCATCGCTCAATTACCGAGCCTTGGTCTGCTGACGCTGGCGGGCTTAACGTCAAATCTGGACGAGATTTCTTACCACGAGTTCTTTGATTTCAACCGGGATTCACCCCCCGACGAACACTTCGATCTGGTCGCGATCTCCAGCTTTACGGCTCAGATCGAGGATGCCTACCGGCTTGCGGACCTGTATCGAGAAAGTGGCACGAGAGTGGTACTGGGGGGATTGCACGTCAGTTCTTTGCCTGATGAGGCCATGGAGCATGCGGATGCGATTGTCATCGGCGAAGCAGAGGCGATCTGGCCCCAATTAATCGAAGACGCTCGTTCAGGCGGGCTCAACCCGGTCTATCGCGCGATCGCACCGTGGAATCTTGCGGACTCTCCGATTCCACGCTTCGATCTGCTCGACCCTGCCAAATACAATCGTATTACCGTTCAGACTGCGCGGGGCTGTCCCTGGAGATGTGATTTTTGTGCCAGTTCCATCCTGATTGCTCCGCGATATCAGACCAAGCCCGTTTCCCAGGTAGTCAGCGAAATTCGACGGATCAAGGCGATCTGGTCACGCCCGTTCATCGAGTTCGCAGATGACAATACGTTCGTCAACCGCGGCCATTCCAGAAGCCTCATGCGGTCTCTGATCCCTGAGAAGATTCGCTTCTTTACAGAAACGGATATCAGTTTTGGAGAAGATCTCGAGCTCATTTCACTGGCCCGCGATGCGGGTTGTCGACAGGTTTTGATCGGTTTGGAAAGCCCCTCGTCAGTGGGGTTGAACGGGCTTGAACTGCGGTCGAACTGGAAGCTGAAACAACTAGAACGATACCACGAGGCAATTGCGCGAATTCAGGCCGCAGGCATTACAGTGAATGGCTGCTTCATTCTTGGGTTGGATGATCAGTCGACAGAAGTGTTCGATCAGGTGCTGAAGTTTGTTCGAGAAGCGGGATTGTTTGAGGTTCAGATCACATTACAGACCCCCTTTCCCGGCACTCCACTCTACGACAGGCTCCGTCGCGAAGGCCGACTGTTTGAGGACCGCTTCTGGGAGAAATGCACTCTGTTCGATCTGACACACGAACCGCGCGGAATGACAGCGCAAGAACTGAGATCCGGACTGATCTGGCTGAGCCAGTCTCTTTACAATGAGGATGCTGTCCGGGACCGACGGCAGCGCTATCACCGTGGTGCAAGCCCGGAAAGCTCAGCAAGCGATGATACAAGTCGGAGGTAGCCCTGGCGGTCCCCTACCCTCGCGATGAGACCTCGGAAAACCAGTACAATTGCTAAGGGTAACTGTTCCGGCTTGGGCGGGGGAGCCTTGTCTTTACGATTCTCGCTAAGTAGCACACGAAGCCGGGCGAACGATTCGCTGTCAGTCGTATCAGAATAAAGGCCTTCGCGTGGTCACCGACACTGATTCACCACCCTCAACAGAGCCGCTCACTGTCGTCACACTGGTCAAGTACCTTTTGGGCTCCCGCCAGGCCATTCTCACTGTCGATTCGAATCCTGCCTCAATCTGGGTGGGATTTCTGTTCGTTTTATCGGCAGGATTCGCGCGCGAGTACGACCGCGAGGATCTGCTGCGTGAGCCCTGGCATCTTCTATTGCCATTCGCAGCTTCGTTGGTGACATCAGGCCTGTTATTCCTGATGGTAAGTCGGCTGGCCATGATCCGGAGCGCGGGGCTCCGAGCGTTGCATGTGGAGTATCGCTCGTTTCTCGGTGCGTACTGGATGACGGCGCCACTTGCATGGATCTACGCGATTCCCGTCGAACGGCTGCTGAGTCCCGAGAACGCTGTCAAAGCAAATCTTTATCTGCTGGCGATCGTCTCGGTCTGGCGTGTTGCGCTGATCATTCGTGTGATCGTGGTGACGTATCATGCGAAGGTGATCGGGGCGATGTCAGTCGTAATGTTATTTGCGAGCTCTGTGACTCTGGTACTCCTGGGGATAATGCCCAGGCAAGTCTCATTGATGGGATTGATGGCCGGACTTCGCCTGTCGGAAAGTGAGCATTTCATCTTAGATGCAACGCTGAAGGTGCAAGTGCTCGCCGCGATGTTACTCCCATTGTGGATCATGACAACAATCTTCGCTTTTCTGGCACGCACACCTCCGTGGAGACGAGAGAAGCCTCAGCCAGGGGCTGAAACACGTGCTGGATGGTCCATCTGGTTGCTCTGCGCCGTCTCGGTCGCAGGGTGGAGTGCGGTCCTGCCCGCAACTCAACGCGAACAAGCGCTGAGAAGACAGGTCGAAGACGCGATTCGGGATCACCGATTCGAGGATGCTGTGAACATCATGGCGAGTCATCCACGAAGTGAGTTTCCGCCCCATTGGGTTCCACTGCAGCATTCCGACTATCTCACCCGGTTCAAAGTGATGGCGGCGTTGCTCGACCCGCTGGCGAACCGCCACGACGTCTGGGCGAGACCTCAATTACTCGACGAATTCCAACGACCGCTGCAGGTCTACTTCATAGGGGTCAGCGTTCTATCCGAGCTGACTGATGAGGAGAAAATCAAAGTACTGGAAACGCTGCGACGCTTACCTGAACGGAACGAAATCATCAAAGGCAATGTTGATGGTCAGAGGTTTGGTCGCACAGGGTTCAGGAACATCCTGGAGGTTCTTGCCGGAGAGGATGCTACGGTCTATGAGGGAAGTCGGAGTCCGCATGCTGACAAGGTCCGAGACCTCGCTTCGACTTTGCTGCGCGAGTTCAGGGAATGGCAGAAGAATAGCAATTAATGCTCCTCGCGGGGATTGCGGAGTATCCGCACGGGATGCTCGTTGGTGGACGTCTCTGCTCGGAATGCCAGCAAGGTGACGCGGCATGCCGTTCAACATGGGGATGTCGATCGAAGACGGTCTTGCACAGTGAGTTCGTCAGAAGTCTTCGTCGAAATCATCCTCCTCATCATCGTCGTCCGCCGTGGCGTATTCTCCACGGGCTCCCGCTTCCAGAATGGCTTTTCCGGCTTCTACCGAGCGAACCTCGGGAGCTCGAATATCTTCATTCATTTCCAGCTCCCAACAGCAATGGAGCGCATACGCGTCTTCGGGGGGCATGTCGGGGTACGTTTCATCGAACAATGAGAACGTGGTGCCGCCGAAGAAGCCGAGGCCGCAATCATCCATTTCCCCGGGCTCTTCCGCGACGTACCGGTACTTGAACAACCAGAGCTGCCTCACGTCGTTAGTCGGGGGCCAGAAGATTTCGCGGGTGTCGTACTGTTCGATCTCGTCCGGCGCGCGGCCAAACTCTTGCGGATGTGCCAGCCAGTCACACATATCCGCCATCGCACGAAAATTGGCTTCATTCGCTTCGTCAGGAATGAGATCGTCTCGATTGAGCTCTTCAAGATAGGCGCAAGCCGTCGTCGAAAAGCTGCGATCCAGTGTCAGGCGAACAAGAAACTTGAGCCCCGCTTCGCTTCCCAGTCGGGCGGACGCCCAGGCCGCTTCCATCTGAACTTTCGGATCAGGGTGATCCATCGCCAGCGCGAGCAACTGTTCCCGGTGGGGTTCACTGATAAACGGAAGCGAGGCCGCAGAGCTGTGCGCAAAACTGAAGTCGTCTTTTTTGCTGCTGCGCAACCAGTGCCGCAGCTTCTGGACCCCTTCATGCGAGTCGAACGGATGCTGCTGGATCACGTCCTCCCGGACCAGCCGGTTCACCCAGTCCAGGAATGCGACGCATGCGAAGCCATCCGGCAACGGATCACTCATGCGGTCAACCAGGTCGGGAAGGAGCGGGTCCTGATCGCCTAGCTGTTCGAAGATCACCGACCACAGGTAACCCTCACGCAGAACCGGGTGATAGGCGGCCTGCACCAGTCGGTCGAGTCCCTCTTCCAGTCCGTAGCAGGCGAAGATTTTGACCGCGAACAACAATTCGTTCTGCTGTTCTTCCGCGAACGGCAGCCGCTGATCATAAGCTCGGATCAAGGGTGGAATTCCACGCCGGACCAGGTACTGGAACACGCTGACCGTGCTGACTGACTGGAAAAGCGAGACGAGCTGATGAAAGGCGGTGAAAACGCCCGGTGGTTCGATGGGTCGTTCGATGTAAATCTCGAGTGCGTCGACAAGCGCCTCGGCATCGGGGATCGATTCAATCCGATACTGCCCGAGCTCATTCAGGGACTCGAACAAGTTCGCATCGTCGGCGAGACCCTGTTCCAGCGCCGTTTGCAAAGGTGTCTTCTTTGTCATCCGCATCCATCTCACTTCAAATCGACTGATTTCAGACTGCATCGCGCAGCGGTGTCAATTGGCGTTCCGCCGCAGTGCCTGCCGGATCTCACGATCGGCATCATGTTCTTTGAGTTTCTCTCGCTTGTCGTGTCGCTTCAGACCCTTACCCACGGCGATGGTGACTTTCACGTTACCGCGGACCAGGTGGACATCGAGCGGCACAAGCGTCAGACCTTTCTGGCTGGCCACTTCCGCAAATTTACGAATCTCGCGTCGATGGAGCAGCAACTTACGCTGACGCTTCGGATCATGGTTCAGGTAGGTGGCCTGAGGGTATTCAGCAATGTCACACCCGACGAGCCAGACTTCGCCACCGTTGACTCTGACGTGCGCTTCTTCAATCGAGATTTTGTTATTGCGGACGCTTTTGACTTCGCTGCCATGCAGCATGATGCCACATTCGAGCGAGTCCGTGAGTTCGTACTCATGCTTCGCGCGGCGATTTCGACAAACGACGCGGGACAGAGAGTAGTCTGGTTTGGATTCTGCAGGTTTGGCCATATCTTTTCTCGCGGCTGACAAGGCATTTTCGGAAGCCGGTTTCCGCGTTGTTACTGAGGCCGAACGCGAAACTCGCCTTCTGGTGCTCTTACCCCATTCTAGTCAGGAACGGTCAGTCCGCGAAATCCGTACGGTCGTGAAATCCGTGAACTCTCGACCCTTCCTTATTTAATGGAATGCTTAACAGTCGCGGAGGCCGGGCAAACGTGCAGGACTGACGAAGGGTTTCCGGGATCCGTTGCCCGCGAGTGCGTAGAAGTCGTGCGATTCCTGTATTCGCTAAATCTGGAATTGCCGGCGCGATGGACCCGTCTGTTTACGAAAAACAACGCTGTCTACGCAACATATTGCATTTAGTGAACTAGGTTTGATTGTCCGGTGTTCCGTGTGGCGTTCACAGCATGAAACCGAGGTAGAAGTATGACAACCGCGACGGTCAGCCAAGATTTCGAGAAACTTCTCGACGAAATAGTGAGCAAATTCCTGGGGCATGCGCCGATTCGTCCCGGAGTTCGCAAAGCGCGTCCGCGGTCCAGGTCACCCTTGTCGAAGCGTAGCCACTTTCCCACATTCAACGGCGAAAGCACCCCCCTGCTGCGCAGAAGGTAACCTGCGCCCTGCGCATTCATACCGAATCACATCACGGTCAGTGATTCCGTTGAGGATGTCTATCGCAGGGAGCCTCTTTGCTGACCCCGGAAATAAATACGTCCCCTCGCACCAGTTCTCTCCCAAAAACTGGCACGAGGGGATCGTAGTTTTTACGTGGCGACGGCAGTGAGCCATCGGGTGTTTCTTAATGTGTGGACTTCCCACCGCTCAATCTTGCCACGTCAGCGTCGCGGACGCAGAGGACGTAGCGGGTGCGATTGTGATGGCCGGTCTGGCTGGTATGGCCGGCGGTCGCGGGGAAAATCAGGCAGCGCGTCGGTCCATCATGTGCGAAATTTCGGCGGGTGCATCCACCGGCTGAGTGGCAGGTGACCAGGCCTTGAGGTTCGATCCTGGCCCCCCTCGTGGTGGGTAACCGTACTCGCGGAGTTTTCCCGAAAGAGTTCGGATTCCGATCTGCAGTGCCTTCGCCGTCTTTTCACGATTGCCCGCAAAGCGATTGAAGGCGGCTTCGATCAGCTTTCGCTCCATCTCGGCCAGTGTCATACCGGGCAGTGCATCGGGACCATCGTTCGTACACTCTTTTGACATCCAGGGTTCGAGCATCGCAGCGGTGAGCTTTGAGCCCCAGTCCAGTGCACACGCACGTTCAATGATGTTTTCGAGTTCGCGAACGTTGCCGGGCCAGTCGTAGCTTTGCAGGACGTGCAGGGCTTCGATCATGATCGAACGGGTCGGTTTGCCTTCGCGACCGGCAACGCGACGGAGGAAGTGTTCGGTTAAGGCACCGATGTCTTCCTTGCGGGATCGCAGTGTCGGCAGAACGATCGAAATGCGACAGACTTCTTCGTAGAGATCACGGCGGAAGAGACCACGATCGACGAGTGTTTCCAGTTCGACGTGTGATCCAAACACGAACCGAACGTCAAATCGGATGCGTTCGCGGGTCACAGGGTGTTCAAACCTCTGTTCACGCAGCAGGTTGACGAGTTGTTTCTGGACGGGCAGAGCGATGTGCTGAACCTGGTCGAGCAGCAGTGTGCCGCCGTCTGCCTGTTCGAGTCGACCGGGACGGTGGCGGGTCATCCCACCAGGTTCGTGTTCGAGCTGTCCGAACAGTTCTTCTTCGAGTGTTTCGGCCGACAGCACGCTGCAATCGACTTTCACAAAGGGGCGATGAGCGCGTCGGCTGGAATCGTGGATGGCCTGTGCGACCAGATCGATTCCTGTCCCTTGTTCTCCCTTCAGCAGTACGCAGCCAATCTGTTCGGCGGTTTGCTGAACCTGCTGACGCAGGCTCTGCATAGCGGGGCTGTGTCCGACCATGTCCCGCAGGTTGCGGTTGCTGAGTTGTCGTTTCAGACGACGGTTTTCCGCGTGCAGCCGTGCTCGCTGGCTGGCGTTGTTCAGCACTCGAGCGAAGATCGCTGGCGAGTAAGGCTCGGCCAGGTGTTCGATACCCGATGCACTGGAGAAGAGCTGAGGGCTGTCCGCAGTGGCTTCGGCGACAACACAGATGACCTGTGTTGACCACCCCTTCTGCTGGATCTGGCTCGTAAACCCGGCGACGGTTTCCCCTGCTCCAAGCACACCAACCAGACAGATGTCGGCTGATTGCGTGTGAAGTGACTGTAGTGCTGCTTCCACGGATGAAACCGTTCGGCAGACCATCCCAAGTGTTTGACCATCGTCACACAGTCGTCGAGCCATCTCGGTGTCGGATGACACCACGAGGACCGAGGGGGCGGGCTCGCTGACATGGACGGGAGCAGCCGGAGGGGCAGCTACCGCTCGTTGTGGAAACGGGATCACATCGGGATAGGAGAAGGTCATAGATACACCGTGGTCTGGGAGGAAACCGGGCGAAAGGATATGAGCGCACCGAGTGTGGTCGGGCTAAGAAGTGAGTTGCCCGAAGCGGTTCGATGCAGACGAATTGTTGAGGGATATACCGACAGACGAACTGACATGTGGCAGCGAACGAACGTTCTTTGCCCGGGTGCCAGTCATCGTGTGTGATCAGTCCGGACGACACACAAGGTGCCGACGGGAGATCGCTGTCACAGCCGATGACTGGCGAGTGATTTGAGTTGTGTTTCGTTTGGAGTAGGGGAAAGGCGGGCGAGATGTAATGCTAACCCGGAAGTGTGTCAATCTGTTTCGGCCCTTGTTTTTACGAGATTTCCTGAAGTTGTAGGATCTGCAAAACCGCGTACGAATTCGTGGAATTGGCAATGAATTTCGACCGTCCGCAGAGGAGGAATCGGTGTCGTGAAACCCCTGAAGGGGACTTCCGGGCCACCGCCCGAACTCCCG is from Schlesneria sp. DSM 10557 and encodes:
- the smpB gene encoding SsrA-binding protein SmpB, which codes for MAKPAESKPDYSLSRVVCRNRRAKHEYELTDSLECGIMLHGSEVKSVRNNKISIEEAHVRVNGGEVWLVGCDIAEYPQATYLNHDPKRQRKLLLHRREIRKFAEVASQKGLTLVPLDVHLVRGNVKVTIAVGKGLKRHDKREKLKEHDADREIRQALRRNAN
- a CDS encoding HEAT repeat domain-containing protein, coding for MTKKTPLQTALEQGLADDANLFESLNELGQYRIESIPDAEALVDALEIYIERPIEPPGVFTAFHQLVSLFQSVSTVSVFQYLVRRGIPPLIRAYDQRLPFAEEQQNELLFAVKIFACYGLEEGLDRLVQAAYHPVLREGYLWSVIFEQLGDQDPLLPDLVDRMSDPLPDGFACVAFLDWVNRLVREDVIQQHPFDSHEGVQKLRHWLRSSKKDDFSFAHSSAASLPFISEPHREQLLALAMDHPDPKVQMEAAWASARLGSEAGLKFLVRLTLDRSFSTTACAYLEELNRDDLIPDEANEANFRAMADMCDWLAHPQEFGRAPDEIEQYDTREIFWPPTNDVRQLWLFKYRYVAEEPGEMDDCGLGFFGGTTFSLFDETYPDMPPEDAYALHCCWELEMNEDIRAPEVRSVEAGKAILEAGARGEYATADDDDEEDDFDEDF
- a CDS encoding STAS domain-containing protein, which encodes MGSDVSFQSEIIDGDILAIVLRGDLDSISTPEFERQLQTHLDAGFTKFIIDCRYMGFISSVGIGALVALKARLARKGGTVKLAAIQGTVMQILRLVRLDKLLDIYGDLEFARQSFYEPAADPQAESV
- a CDS encoding sigma-54-dependent transcriptional regulator; amino-acid sequence: MTFSYPDVIPFPQRAVAAPPAAPVHVSEPAPSVLVVSSDTEMARRLCDDGQTLGMVCRTVSSVEAALQSLHTQSADICLVGVLGAGETVAGFTSQIQQKGWSTQVICVVAEATADSPQLFSSASGIEHLAEPYSPAIFARVLNNASQRARLHAENRRLKRQLSNRNLRDMVGHSPAMQSLRQQVQQTAEQIGCVLLKGEQGTGIDLVAQAIHDSSRRAHRPFVKVDCSVLSAETLEEELFGQLEHEPGGMTRHRPGRLEQADGGTLLLDQVQHIALPVQKQLVNLLREQRFEHPVTRERIRFDVRFVFGSHVELETLVDRGLFRRDLYEEVCRISIVLPTLRSRKEDIGALTEHFLRRVAGREGKPTRSIMIEALHVLQSYDWPGNVRELENIIERACALDWGSKLTAAMLEPWMSKECTNDGPDALPGMTLAEMERKLIEAAFNRFAGNREKTAKALQIGIRTLSGKLREYGYPPRGGPGSNLKAWSPATQPVDAPAEISHMMDRRAA
- a CDS encoding radical SAM protein; this encodes MRIGFIAMSGVRAWDPELLELGLTMPGFVERKEVIAQLPSLGLLTLAGLTSNLDEISYHEFFDFNRDSPPDEHFDLVAISSFTAQIEDAYRLADLYRESGTRVVLGGLHVSSLPDEAMEHADAIVIGEAEAIWPQLIEDARSGGLNPVYRAIAPWNLADSPIPRFDLLDPAKYNRITVQTARGCPWRCDFCASSILIAPRYQTKPVSQVVSEIRRIKAIWSRPFIEFADDNTFVNRGHSRSLMRSLIPEKIRFFTETDISFGEDLELISLARDAGCRQVLIGLESPSSVGLNGLELRSNWKLKQLERYHEAIARIQAAGITVNGCFILGLDDQSTEVFDQVLKFVREAGLFEVQITLQTPFPGTPLYDRLRREGRLFEDRFWEKCTLFDLTHEPRGMTAQELRSGLIWLSQSLYNEDAVRDRRQRYHRGASPESSASDDTSRR